In Candidatus Epulonipiscium viviparus, one DNA window encodes the following:
- a CDS encoding ABC transporter permease, which yields MNNLKRIYLGIIIAILYAPILVLIAFSFNSSKTTSWQGFTLDWYTQIMQNSSLQSALKYTLIVALVSSIISTIIGIMAAIVINKLRGVKRRLIMAVTYIPLLSPDIVIGISLMMLYSTLQIPFGLTTLILSHITFSTPYVILSIMPRLMQLNPNMYEAALDVGATPFYAFRKVILPDIMPGVIAGAFIAFTMSIDDFVVSFFNTASGVNTLSIQIYSMARRGVSPEINAVSTLIFLVIVTILTITNIKASRKVRLEGGQKY from the coding sequence GTGAATAATTTGAAAAGAATTTATCTGGGGATAATCATAGCGATTTTATACGCACCGATTTTGGTGTTGATAGCCTTTTCATTTAATTCATCAAAAACGACAAGTTGGCAAGGCTTTACTTTAGACTGGTATACACAGATTATGCAAAATTCTAGCCTTCAATCTGCATTGAAATATACCTTGATTGTCGCATTAGTTTCGTCTATAATTTCAACGATAATAGGAATTATGGCAGCGATAGTAATCAATAAGCTTCGGGGGGTAAAGCGAAGACTCATAATGGCAGTAACGTATATTCCGCTATTGAGTCCAGATATCGTAATTGGTATTTCGCTGATGATGCTATATTCGACACTGCAAATACCGTTTGGGTTAACAACACTAATACTGTCGCATATTACGTTTAGTACGCCATATGTAATATTGTCGATAATGCCTAGGCTTATGCAGTTAAATCCAAATATGTATGAAGCAGCGCTAGATGTGGGGGCAACGCCGTTTTATGCCTTTAGAAAAGTAATTTTGCCAGACATTATGCCTGGGGTTATTGCAGGCGCGTTTATTGCGTTTACGATGTCGATCGACGATTTTGTAGTAAGCTTTTTTAATACAGCATCGGGAGTAAATACGCTTTCCATTCAAATTTATTCTATGGCAAGGCGTGGGGTGAGTCCAGAAATTAATGCGGTATCAACATTGATTTTCTTGGTAATTGTAACAATTTTAACAATCACAAATATTAAGGCAAGTAGAAAAGTAAGATTAGAGGGGGGTCAAAAGTATTGA
- a CDS encoding ABC transporter substrate-binding protein: MKKFSILLSLGLMLALAGCSGEAAEVVKVYNWGDYIDESTNRMFEEETGIKVIYEVFPTNEEMYAKVANGNAAYDVIIPSDYMIEKMINEDLLAKIDKTQISNYDLIDREFIDLPYDPNNEYSVPYSWGTMGIVYNPTMIDGEIDQWADMWDPKYKNQIFMYDSERDSIMVALKMLGYSMNTRDLGELEEAKQALVEQKELVLAYVGDEGKGKMVNGEAAMMLAWAGDAEIMRVDNADLEYIIPKEGTNYFVDAMVVPKNGENYDNALKYIDFMCRPDVAAINMEYIGYSTPISEARALLPDEMKNSEIAYPDLSELNLEMFNDPSDILEVYSRIWTEVKAASK; encoded by the coding sequence TTGAAAAAATTTAGTATTTTGTTATCTTTGGGGTTAATGCTAGCTTTGGCTGGATGCAGTGGAGAAGCTGCAGAAGTAGTTAAAGTTTATAATTGGGGCGATTATATTGATGAAAGTACCAATCGAATGTTTGAAGAAGAAACGGGCATTAAGGTGATATATGAGGTGTTTCCAACAAATGAAGAGATGTACGCAAAAGTAGCGAATGGAAATGCGGCATATGACGTGATTATCCCTTCTGACTATATGATCGAAAAAATGATAAATGAAGACTTGCTTGCAAAGATAGACAAAACACAGATTTCAAACTACGATTTGATAGATAGAGAATTTATAGATTTACCCTATGATCCAAACAATGAATATTCTGTGCCATACAGCTGGGGAACTATGGGAATCGTATATAATCCAACTATGATAGATGGAGAAATTGATCAGTGGGCAGATATGTGGGATCCCAAATACAAAAATCAAATTTTTATGTATGACAGCGAGCGAGATTCGATTATGGTGGCGCTTAAGATGTTGGGATATTCTATGAACACAAGAGATTTGGGAGAGCTAGAAGAAGCTAAACAAGCGCTGGTAGAACAGAAAGAATTGGTTTTAGCATATGTGGGAGATGAAGGAAAAGGCAAGATGGTTAATGGAGAAGCTGCGATGATGTTGGCCTGGGCAGGAGACGCAGAAATAATGAGAGTAGATAATGCCGATCTTGAGTATATAATTCCGAAAGAAGGTACAAACTATTTTGTGGATGCAATGGTGGTGCCTAAAAACGGTGAAAATTATGATAATGCTCTAAAATATATCGATTTTATGTGTCGTCCTGATGTCGCAGCAATTAATATGGAATATATTGGATATTCGACGCCTATTTCTGAGGCCCGCGCTCTACTTCCAGACGAGATGAAGAATAGCGAAATTGCTTATCCAGATTTAAGTGAATTAAATCTAGAAATGTTTAATGATCCATCTGACATTCTTGAGGTATATTCGAGAATTTGGACAGAAGTGAAAGCTGCAAGCAAATAA
- a CDS encoding gamma-glutamyl-gamma-aminobutyrate hydrolase family protein — translation MPIIGIPLATMTTPTKESYYLSTEYIQAIEKIGAFVVLLPHTTDQDKIVRQVSHCDGFLMPGGDDVTPHLYGEEPLIKLGQCDEKVDEYHLRITKEIVEQDKPFLGICRGAQVLNIALGGSVYQDVSYHSENVLLHRQSGKRHDLCHKVYFQKGSKLYKLFGENMLVNSFHHQSISTLSPKLMISAVASDGIVEAVESLTSKFCIGVQWHPEIMVYNHSIMNKLFEALIDSCLDH, via the coding sequence ATGCCAATTATTGGAATACCGTTAGCGACGATGACTACACCGACAAAAGAATCATATTACTTAAGCACAGAATATATACAAGCAATAGAAAAGATAGGAGCGTTTGTTGTACTATTGCCACATACTACAGATCAGGATAAAATTGTGAGACAAGTTAGCCATTGCGATGGATTTTTAATGCCAGGAGGGGATGATGTGACGCCTCATCTATATGGCGAAGAGCCGTTGATAAAATTGGGACAATGTGATGAAAAAGTGGATGAATACCATTTGCGTATAACAAAAGAAATAGTTGAACAAGATAAGCCGTTTCTTGGAATTTGCAGAGGGGCTCAAGTTTTAAATATAGCACTTGGAGGAAGCGTATATCAAGACGTAAGCTACCATAGTGAGAACGTATTGTTGCATAGACAATCAGGGAAAAGACACGACTTGTGCCATAAAGTATATTTTCAAAAGGGAAGTAAGCTTTATAAACTTTTTGGAGAAAACATGTTGGTCAATAGCTTCCACCACCAATCTATCTCTACTCTAAGCCCCAAACTTATGATAAGCGCAGTAGCATCAGACGGAATAGTAGAGGCGGTAGAAAGTTTAACCTCAAAATTTTGTATTGGAGTGCAATGGCACCCAGAAATTATGGTATATAATCATAGTATAATGAACAAATTATTTGAAGCCTTGATAGATAGCTGCTTAGATCATTGA
- a CDS encoding 1-phosphofructokinase family hexose kinase: MILTVTLNAAIDKRYVIDKFQVGEVNRTTSTQASAGGKGLNVARVCHLLGEPVIATGFVGGFSGQYIENEIKKLGIEAEFCYVDGESRTCINMYDKATGVQTEVLEGGITVTAADEERFKDMYSKLVDKCNIVAISGSVPTGSSPAIYNELVAIAKAKGKKVLLDTSKDYLKSALDSDIKPTMIKPNTDELAYLLDKTSISTEEAISAAKNLFDKGIELVVISMGKDGSVVAYENQLYNIVIPAVKTVNSVGCGDSMIAGFAAGLNRGLPIAQIIKLASASGTSNALSEATGFVDPAQVEELSKQVVVEKLSMI; the protein is encoded by the coding sequence ATGATTTTAACAGTAACACTAAACGCGGCAATTGACAAAAGATATGTTATCGACAAGTTTCAGGTTGGTGAAGTAAACCGTACAACAAGCACCCAAGCTAGTGCTGGAGGAAAAGGACTCAACGTCGCTAGAGTCTGTCATTTATTGGGCGAGCCTGTTATTGCCACTGGTTTTGTTGGTGGATTTTCTGGACAGTATATAGAAAATGAGATCAAAAAACTAGGCATTGAAGCTGAATTCTGCTATGTGGATGGCGAAAGTCGTACTTGCATCAATATGTATGACAAAGCTACCGGCGTTCAAACCGAAGTGCTCGAAGGTGGCATTACTGTTACTGCTGCAGACGAAGAAAGATTTAAAGATATGTATTCCAAGCTGGTTGATAAATGCAATATTGTTGCTATATCGGGAAGCGTACCCACCGGCTCTTCACCTGCAATTTATAACGAGCTTGTTGCTATTGCCAAGGCCAAGGGCAAGAAGGTACTTCTCGATACTAGCAAAGACTATTTAAAATCTGCTTTAGATTCAGATATAAAGCCTACTATGATTAAACCTAACACCGACGAGCTTGCCTACCTTTTAGACAAAACAAGTATCTCCACAGAGGAAGCTATTTCCGCTGCCAAAAACCTCTTTGACAAAGGCATTGAGCTGGTGGTTATTTCTATGGGCAAAGACGGTAGCGTTGTAGCATATGAAAATCAACTTTACAATATCGTTATCCCAGCTGTTAAAACCGTAAACTCTGTTGGATGTGGTGACTCTATGATTGCAGGCTTTGCGGCAGGTCTAAATAGAGGACTTCCAATAGCGCAGATTATAAAACTTGCTAGTGCAAGCGGAACTTCTAATGCACTCAGCGAAGCAACTGGCTTTGTAGATCCAGCACAAGTCGAGGAACTTAGTAAACAAGTCGTTGTCGAAAAATTATCAATGATCTAA
- a CDS encoding extracellular solute-binding protein produces the protein MKKNLFLLGLIGMTLLVGCGSDDSSSTELTAPEYAVSADIPGWTFNNEPTELDWYVNFSWFTTPWGEDMTSQKITEETGVTVNFVVPAGNEAEKLNTMIASDTLPDIITLGWWEGQIPEIIDAEMVYALDELAQMYDPYFFEVTNDSRVGWYTSADGHLYQYPNSSYTPEDYEMYDNIAANPIFAVRKDMYEALGSPDMSTPEGFLDALSAAQEMFPEVNGQPLIPFGANGFSSVGNTSLDVWLQDFLAIPFEKDGKLYDRTTDPEYIIWLKTLNQAWRDGLIANDVFIDGRPQMEEKQAQGRYFSMLYQRTDFAAQQQILFANDPDTVYLAIDGPKNSAGDDHVLPGVGIQGWTVTLISKNCEEPDRAIQFLSYMMSEHGQKLIKLGIEGEMYDVVDGEHITKPEVTELLMSDRVSYDRKYGAEDTFWMLQDLPMQLQWSSPTQEPLAQLEEWAYPYTVFASQYGGLTAPIGSEEEKIALKVGTLWGETLPALIRAADEATFDQIFADFVAERDALGFDQLVALQQEIVDTNKAKLGLK, from the coding sequence ATGAAGAAAAATTTATTTTTATTAGGATTGATAGGAATGACGTTGCTTGTGGGATGCGGATCTGATGATTCTTCGAGTACAGAATTGACAGCACCAGAATATGCCGTTTCTGCAGATATCCCTGGTTGGACTTTTAATAATGAACCCACAGAATTAGACTGGTATGTCAACTTTTCTTGGTTTACGACACCTTGGGGAGAGGATATGACTTCTCAAAAGATTACAGAGGAAACCGGCGTTACAGTCAACTTTGTAGTTCCAGCTGGCAACGAAGCAGAAAAATTAAACACGATGATTGCTTCTGATACATTACCAGACATTATTACACTCGGCTGGTGGGAAGGACAAATTCCAGAGATTATAGACGCCGAGATGGTCTATGCGTTAGATGAGCTTGCACAAATGTATGACCCATATTTCTTTGAAGTTACTAATGATTCTAGAGTGGGCTGGTATACTAGTGCAGATGGGCATTTATACCAATATCCAAATTCATCCTATACACCAGAAGACTATGAGATGTACGATAACATTGCAGCAAACCCAATCTTTGCAGTACGAAAGGATATGTACGAAGCTCTTGGCAGCCCTGATATGTCCACTCCAGAGGGCTTTTTGGATGCGCTTAGTGCGGCACAAGAAATGTTCCCCGAAGTGAATGGGCAACCTCTTATTCCTTTTGGTGCCAATGGATTTAGCTCAGTTGGGAACACATCTTTAGATGTATGGCTGCAAGACTTCTTGGCTATTCCATTTGAGAAAGACGGAAAATTATATGATAGAACTACAGATCCAGAATATATTATTTGGTTGAAAACTCTCAATCAGGCTTGGAGAGATGGTTTAATAGCCAATGATGTATTTATTGATGGCAGGCCGCAAATGGAAGAAAAGCAAGCTCAGGGTCGCTACTTCTCTATGCTATATCAGCGCACCGACTTTGCCGCGCAGCAACAAATTCTTTTTGCAAATGATCCAGACACTGTTTATTTAGCAATTGATGGGCCAAAGAATTCTGCAGGAGATGACCACGTGCTTCCTGGCGTTGGCATCCAAGGTTGGACCGTTACTTTAATTTCTAAAAATTGTGAAGAACCCGATCGTGCCATCCAATTTTTAAGCTATATGATGAGTGAGCATGGACAAAAGCTCATCAAACTCGGAATAGAAGGTGAGATGTATGACGTGGTAGATGGTGAACATATCACTAAACCAGAAGTCACCGAACTACTTATGTCTGATCGAGTTTCCTATGATAGGAAATATGGAGCTGAGGACACCTTCTGGATGCTTCAAGATCTCCCTATGCAACTTCAATGGAGCTCTCCAACGCAAGAACCGCTGGCACAACTCGAAGAATGGGCGTATCCTTATACTGTCTTTGCATCACAATACGGCGGGCTCACTGCTCCTATCGGCTCTGAAGAAGAAAAGATTGCGCTAAAAGTGGGAACTCTATGGGGCGAAACTTTACCGGCGCTGATTCGTGCAGCAGATGAAGCAACGTTTGATCAGATATTTGCCGACTTTGTTGCAGAACGCGATGCTCTGGGCTTTGACCAACTCGTCGCATTGCAACAAGAAATTGTGGATACAAACAAAGCTAAGTTAGGTCTCAAATAA
- a CDS encoding carbohydrate ABC transporter permease → MRRSNRTNGEIVFDCVNNVLMLFICFITLYPIWYILVNSFNEGADAMLGGIFWWPRKFTIENYTAVFANTGLMKSFGVTIARTLVGTVTNVLFTAMVAYPLSKSNLIGRKFYIAMGTVTMFFSGGLIPAFLLYKNLGLLDSFWIYIWPSLFNFFNLIIFVNFFKEIPSALEESSSIDGANDLVIFFRIILPLSKPVLATIALFTGVYHWNDYFSGVIYINDADLQPVQTFLYRIVAESGSNQMVASATNVVKTTTSLAIKLSTMVITTFPIICVYPFLQKYFVKGMLIGAVKE, encoded by the coding sequence ATGAGACGATCAAATCGAACCAATGGTGAAATTGTATTTGACTGCGTAAACAATGTTTTAATGTTATTCATCTGTTTTATCACGCTATATCCAATTTGGTATATCCTAGTTAACTCATTTAACGAGGGCGCAGATGCCATGTTAGGGGGCATATTTTGGTGGCCACGCAAATTTACCATTGAAAACTATACAGCGGTATTTGCAAACACTGGGCTTATGAAGTCATTTGGCGTCACCATTGCAAGAACTCTGGTTGGCACAGTGACAAATGTGCTTTTTACTGCAATGGTTGCCTACCCACTTTCTAAGAGTAATTTAATAGGACGCAAGTTCTACATAGCTATGGGTACAGTCACAATGTTTTTTAGCGGGGGCTTAATACCAGCGTTCTTGCTATATAAAAATTTGGGGCTATTAGATAGCTTTTGGATATATATTTGGCCATCGTTATTCAACTTTTTTAACTTAATAATTTTCGTAAACTTCTTCAAAGAAATTCCAAGCGCACTAGAGGAGTCGTCATCTATAGATGGTGCCAACGACCTTGTCATCTTCTTTAGAATCATATTGCCTTTATCGAAGCCAGTCCTTGCAACCATCGCATTATTTACTGGTGTCTATCACTGGAATGACTACTTTTCGGGAGTAATTTATATAAATGATGCCGACTTGCAACCTGTCCAAACGTTCTTATATCGCATAGTTGCCGAATCTGGCTCAAATCAAATGGTCGCTTCTGCCACAAATGTCGTCAAAACTACAACTTCCCTTGCAATCAAATTGTCTACTATGGTTATCACGACGTTCCCTATAATTTGTGTATACCCTTTCTTGCAAAAATATTTTGTTAAAGGAATGCTTATCGGAGCTGTTAAAGAATAA
- a CDS encoding ABC transporter permease: MEKSSKKSLLKKLWGQKYLQLMVLPGILWMFIFNYIPMSGIVIAFKDYKITRSIWEADWVGFEHFIEFFTDPKFFNVMTNTLGISLLKLLIGFPLPIIFAILLNEVKNARYKKSIQTISYLPHFISWVVLGGLLITWLSETGMINEILVAIGIIDAPIAFLADPKYFWGLTIISDTWKELGWSAIIYLAAISGIDQQMYEAASIDGATKIQKIWHITVPAIKGTIAVMFILAVAGMLNSNFDQIFLLGNVLNADASQVIDTYVYEMGMRAGRYSYATAIGLFKSVIAMILLIIANFTTKKLQGRSLF; encoded by the coding sequence ATGGAGAAATCATCAAAAAAAAGTTTACTAAAAAAATTATGGGGGCAGAAATATTTGCAGCTAATGGTGCTTCCTGGAATTTTATGGATGTTCATTTTTAATTACATACCTATGTCAGGAATTGTGATAGCGTTTAAAGATTATAAAATTACACGATCAATATGGGAAGCCGATTGGGTGGGATTCGAGCATTTTATAGAGTTTTTTACTGATCCCAAGTTTTTTAACGTTATGACAAACACGTTAGGAATCAGCTTACTCAAATTATTGATAGGCTTTCCGCTACCTATTATTTTTGCAATACTTTTGAATGAAGTTAAAAATGCACGCTATAAAAAATCTATTCAAACGATTTCATATTTGCCACACTTTATTTCGTGGGTGGTGCTTGGAGGACTATTGATCACTTGGCTTTCTGAGACTGGGATGATCAACGAAATTCTCGTTGCAATTGGAATCATAGATGCTCCGATCGCATTTTTGGCGGATCCGAAGTATTTTTGGGGACTCACTATAATTTCTGATACTTGGAAGGAGCTGGGTTGGTCTGCAATTATATATTTGGCAGCCATATCTGGAATCGATCAACAAATGTATGAGGCAGCTTCGATCGATGGCGCAACCAAGATTCAAAAAATATGGCACATTACTGTTCCTGCAATCAAAGGCACTATCGCGGTGATGTTCATCTTAGCAGTGGCCGGAATGTTAAATTCCAATTTTGACCAAATTTTCTTACTAGGCAATGTACTAAACGCAGATGCTAGCCAGGTGATCGACACTTATGTTTATGAAATGGGTATGCGTGCGGGAAGATATTCTTATGCAACTGCTATCGGATTGTTCAAATCTGTTATTGCTATGATTTTATTAATTATCGCTAACTTTACGACAAAAAAATTACAAGGGCGTTCATTATTCTAA
- a CDS encoding uroporphyrinogen decarboxylase family protein, giving the protein MTGKEIFLGALNFEETPRLPVAILDGYTWIVKRDQISHKDLLNAADFGASHVIKAFDEFAVDNVCANAHISNFFLKYMGGEIQYDKVGEAFEISKPPLKTLDEIKNFSVDELINQALADDEFVAGLKLIPLLKKHYPPPPPYPRDERVIVGVSWGPFTVAGMMVGVQNFLTQAYDDEDSAVAIIEFSTQLIARFAQLLVEYGADVIMVGDPVSSGDMISPGMFEEYALPSVTGMVAALNKLNVKYLLHICGNTRARIKPLLDSGIAAFSVDTLNLEEALPLTRGNYAICGDMNPYDVLQIKTADEVFEHCLGRAKVAGRSGGFLLMPGCDLAPNIPLANIQAMVNAAHSFV; this is encoded by the coding sequence ATGACCGGTAAGGAAATTTTTTTGGGGGCACTGAATTTTGAGGAAACACCCCGATTGCCTGTTGCAATTCTGGATGGATACACTTGGATTGTCAAGCGCGATCAAATCTCGCACAAGGATCTCCTCAATGCAGCAGATTTTGGAGCTTCTCATGTTATAAAAGCTTTTGATGAATTTGCAGTTGATAATGTATGCGCAAATGCTCATATATCGAATTTCTTTTTGAAATATATGGGAGGCGAAATCCAGTATGACAAAGTTGGAGAAGCATTTGAGATTAGCAAACCCCCGCTAAAAACTTTGGATGAGATCAAAAATTTTTCAGTAGATGAACTTATTAATCAGGCTTTGGCGGATGATGAGTTTGTTGCTGGCTTGAAGTTGATTCCGTTACTCAAAAAACATTACCCCCCCCCCCCCCCCTACCCCCGCGACGAGCGAGTTATTGTTGGAGTATCTTGGGGGCCATTCACCGTTGCTGGAATGATGGTGGGTGTCCAAAACTTCTTGACGCAAGCATATGATGACGAAGATAGCGCAGTGGCAATTATAGAATTTTCAACACAATTGATTGCTAGATTTGCCCAACTCTTGGTTGAATATGGCGCTGATGTTATTATGGTTGGGGACCCTGTTTCTTCTGGAGACATGATTAGCCCTGGAATGTTTGAGGAATATGCTCTGCCTTCTGTTACTGGAATGGTTGCAGCATTGAATAAGTTAAACGTTAAATATTTGTTGCATATTTGTGGCAATACCAGGGCTCGAATCAAACCTCTTTTGGATTCTGGAATCGCAGCTTTCTCTGTGGATACTCTCAATTTGGAAGAAGCGCTTCCGTTAACTAGAGGAAATTACGCTATTTGTGGAGACATGAATCCTTATGATGTGTTACAAATTAAAACTGCCGACGAAGTGTTTGAGCATTGCCTCGGGCGCGCCAAAGTTGCTGGACGAAGCGGAGGATTTTTGTTGATGCCAGGTTGCGATCTTGCACCCAACATTCCTTTGGCTAATATTCAGGCTATGGTTAACGCAGCGCACAGTTTTGTCTAA
- a CDS encoding UvrD-helicase domain-containing protein translates to MQFKKNFSKTVPKNVDILPKLEQFENHLRNCNYQLRNMPNSYYIRTIRKSKSEEIFKFRLDRANRILFKFDASGKNIVYLGYVTHDAQERDARSLNYNHIKLAPHSITRTIKKVHTILDVTPVLNNQIFLAKGTGKTILPLEKLTAGQTLYLTASRLALEIAQSNYPAATADFTSATAALAQVAGISNDQIQSAAATITWLKAQTGFQIVSKKEISEIAAEISEIIKGYSIHHTLFPLHEYKKFPYSKFSHSAKEQVYKLAQAYQDFLDESNLFDANDIAKKVLRLSKVPDYDLIIADEAHKFTKAQIAAISRLSSTKIIWTGDPNQLLYLPFSALFAHNMYCGFSEINYRSIKELSEFVNEVSYLRQSFCERTFYDYTEVGARNGPFPHMVKLKDQKALFASIADKHYFAIVVGSEKIKNTLAKKYNIAIGRLFLVNEIRGLEYENIYCYDIMSSAKADWAKILSGADTNKNRIRHYFNIFYTAITAAKSHLFIYESKEFDFEPFEFCETLRSYNVEFFATKKLSSKEDWEFEAHRLALIETADPSAIAFAQEQALHATSTKENKPDKVLYKQGLDYLVLEKNKPVKKCVQDEDIVSKKVKNGQELYFDLTICTKCVDYDLCIANEADDQKAVRIKDSSIKMVLKEKAKIAESTVAPAAFIEKERTATVSFEEIEAISITGKTAAEYEVHEVYEPEITDIDADESSTTSVASHADDASDDADKSSTTPVASHANDASDDADESSTTTVASHADDASDDADESSTTTGFSC, encoded by the coding sequence ATGCAATTTAAAAAAAACTTTAGTAAAACTGTCCCTAAAAATGTTGATATTCTTCCCAAGCTAGAACAATTCGAAAATCATTTGCGCAACTGCAATTATCAGCTACGGAATATGCCCAACAGCTATTATATTCGTACTATTCGAAAATCTAAAAGTGAAGAAATCTTTAAATTCCGTCTTGATAGGGCCAATCGTATCCTATTTAAATTTGATGCTTCTGGAAAAAATATTGTATATTTAGGTTATGTAACTCATGATGCTCAGGAAAGGGATGCCCGTTCACTTAATTATAACCATATTAAATTGGCTCCTCATTCTATTACTCGCACAATTAAAAAAGTTCACACTATTCTCGATGTTACTCCGGTTCTTAATAATCAAATTTTTTTGGCAAAAGGGACTGGTAAAACTATTCTTCCTTTAGAAAAATTAACTGCTGGACAAACCTTATATCTCACTGCTTCTCGGCTTGCTTTAGAGATCGCCCAATCTAATTATCCCGCGGCCACTGCCGATTTTACCTCTGCGACTGCTGCATTAGCACAAGTTGCGGGTATATCTAACGACCAAATTCAATCTGCTGCTGCCACTATCACTTGGCTCAAAGCTCAAACCGGATTTCAAATCGTAAGCAAAAAGGAAATTTCAGAAATAGCTGCCGAAATCTCAGAAATAATCAAAGGTTACTCTATTCATCATACTCTGTTTCCTTTACACGAATATAAAAAATTTCCGTATTCCAAGTTCAGTCACAGTGCGAAAGAACAAGTTTACAAGCTCGCTCAGGCCTATCAAGATTTTTTAGATGAATCGAATTTATTTGATGCTAATGATATTGCAAAGAAAGTTTTGCGACTCTCAAAAGTTCCCGATTACGATTTAATTATTGCCGATGAAGCTCATAAATTTACCAAGGCACAGATTGCTGCCATCTCTAGGTTATCTTCTACCAAAATTATTTGGACTGGCGACCCCAATCAACTGCTGTATTTACCATTTTCTGCACTATTTGCACACAATATGTATTGTGGATTCTCTGAAATAAATTACAGATCCATTAAAGAACTGTCAGAATTTGTTAACGAAGTATCTTATCTCCGACAGTCTTTTTGCGAAAGAACTTTTTATGATTATACAGAAGTTGGTGCCAGAAATGGTCCTTTTCCACATATGGTTAAGTTGAAAGATCAAAAAGCTCTCTTTGCTTCCATTGCTGATAAACACTATTTTGCTATCGTTGTTGGTAGCGAAAAAATTAAGAATACATTAGCCAAAAAATATAACATTGCTATTGGTAGATTATTTTTGGTCAACGAAATTCGTGGTTTGGAATACGAAAATATTTATTGCTATGATATTATGTCTTCCGCCAAGGCTGATTGGGCCAAAATATTAAGTGGTGCAGATACAAATAAAAATCGTATCCGCCATTATTTCAATATTTTTTACACTGCCATTACCGCTGCTAAATCTCATCTATTTATTTATGAATCCAAAGAATTTGATTTTGAACCCTTTGAATTTTGCGAAACGCTTAGGAGCTACAATGTAGAATTCTTTGCAACCAAAAAGCTGTCTTCCAAAGAGGATTGGGAATTTGAAGCGCATCGTCTTGCTCTTATCGAAACAGCGGATCCATCCGCTATTGCTTTCGCTCAGGAACAGGCTCTTCACGCAACTTCTACCAAAGAAAATAAGCCAGATAAAGTTTTATACAAGCAAGGACTTGATTATTTGGTCTTGGAAAAGAATAAGCCTGTTAAAAAATGTGTTCAAGATGAAGATATTGTGTCTAAAAAAGTAAAAAATGGGCAAGAATTATATTTTGACCTGACAATTTGCACCAAATGCGTTGATTATGATTTATGTATTGCTAATGAAGCCGACGATCAGAAAGCTGTTAGAATAAAAGATTCTTCCATTAAAATGGTATTGAAGGAAAAAGCAAAAATAGCTGAATCTACAGTCGCGCCTGCTGCTTTCATAGAAAAAGAACGCACTGCAACCGTGTCATTCGAAGAAATTGAGGCCATCTCTATCACTGGCAAAACTGCCGCTGAATACGAAGTTCATGAAGTTTACGAGCCTGAAATTACTGATATTGATGCTGACGAATCTTCAACAACTTCAGTGGCTTCTCATGCTGATGATGCCTCCGATGATGCTGATAAATCTTCAACAACTCCAGTAGCTTCTCATGCTAATGATGCCTCCGATGATGCTGATGAATCTTCAACAACTACAGTGGCTTCTCATGCTGATGATGCCTCCGATGATGCTGATGAATCTTCAACAACTACAGGCTTCTCATGCTGA